The following proteins are co-located in the Triticum aestivum cultivar Chinese Spring chromosome 1A, IWGSC CS RefSeq v2.1, whole genome shotgun sequence genome:
- the LOC123065167 gene encoding histone H3.2, which yields MARTKQTARKSTGGKAPRKQLATKAARKSAPATGGVKKPHRFRPGTVALREIRKYQKSTELLIRKLPFQRLVREIAQDFKTDLRFQSSAVSALQEAAEAYLVGLFEDTNLCAIHAKRVTIMPKDIQLARRIRGERA from the coding sequence ATGGCCCGCACCAAGCAGACGGCGAGGAAGTCCACCGGCGGCAAGGCGCCGAGGAAGCAGCTGGCCACCAAGGCGGCCCGCAAGTCCGCCCCGGCCACCGGCGGCGTCAAGAAGCCCCACCGCTTCCGCCCCGGCACCGTCGCGCTCCGGGAGATCCGCAAGTACCAGAAGAGCACCGAGCTGCTCATCCGCAAGCTCCCCTTCCAGCGCCTGGTGAGGGAGATCGCCCAGGACTTCAAGACCGACCTCCGCTTCCAGAGCTCCGCCGTCTCCGCGCTGCAGGAGGCCGCCGAGGCGTACCTGGTGGGGCTCTTCGAGGACACCAACCTCTGCGCCATCCACGCCAAGCGCGTCACcatcatgcccaaggacatccaGCTCGCCCGCCGCATCCGTGGAGAGAGGGCCTAA